The Lutibacter sp. A64 genome segment CACCAATACTAGCTCCTTTTTTAACTATTGTTTGTTGATATTCTCCTCGTCTAATTATTGCACTTCTCGGATTAATTACATTGGTAAAAACCATTGAAGGCCCCAAAAAAACATCATCTTCACATATTACACCTGAATAAATAGAAACATTATTTTGAACTTTTACATTTTTACCCAAAATTACATTTGGCGAAACCACAACATTCTGACCTAAATTACAATTTTTCCCAATTTTACAATTAGACATTATATGACTAAAATGCCAAATTTTGGTTCCAGCTCCTATTTCACAATCAGCATCAATTATTGCGGTTTCATGTACAAAATAATTATCCATATTAATATCCTTCTTTAGCTGTTTTTCCTTCGGCAATTGCTTTTGCTGAAGACGTTCCAATACGTGTTACACCCATTGTTACCATTTTTACAGCATCTTCATAATTACGCACACCACCTGCTGCTTTTGCTGGCAATGGTTTTGCATTTTCAACAATTAGTTCCATTGCTTCAAAGGTTGCTCCGTTAGGCTTACCTTCTTCTGTTTTAAAAAATCCTGTAGACGATTTTACAAATACATTTTTAGCATTCTCTTCTCCAAAATTTTCTAAAACCATATCGCGTATTAATTGTGTTAACGCTATTATTTCTTCATTTGTTAGGGCTGCAATTTCAATAATCCATTTAGCAACTTTATTATTATCAAGTGCTAATTTAGTTCCTTTAAAAACTTCAGCTTTTACCAAATTTATTTTCTCTTCTTTAAACGCCGTATAATTAACTACATAATCTAACTCATCAACATTAGCTTCTATCGCTTTTTGCGCTTCTGCCAATTTATCGTTTGTACTATATGTTCCTTCATGAAACCCAATTACAGTACCA includes the following:
- a CDS encoding acyltransferase, yielding MDNYFVHETAIIDADCEIGAGTKIWHFSHIMSNCKIGKNCNLGQNVVVSPNVILGKNVKVQNNVSIYSGVICEDDVFLGPSMVFTNVINPRSAIIRRGEYQQTIVKKGASIGANATIVCGNNIGEFAFIGAGAVVTKEVLPYALVVGNPSSQIGWISEYGHRLEFNKQGFATCIESGEKYQLENNSVKKIV
- the deoC gene encoding deoxyribose-phosphate aldolase produces the protein MNINQYLDSTYLKKAEQANITEEATKQNVIDLVNEAIENNFKLAMIRPEFVAMAKNMVKEANSEVLIGTVIGFHEGTYSTNDKLAEAQKAIEANVDELDYVVNYTAFKEEKINLVKAEVFKGTKLALDNNKVAKWIIEIAALTNEEIIALTQLIRDMVLENFGEENAKNVFVKSSTGFFKTEEGKPNGATFEAMELIVENAKPLPAKAAGGVRNYEDAVKMVTMGVTRIGTSSAKAIAEGKTAKEGY